The following proteins are encoded in a genomic region of Magallana gigas chromosome 1, xbMagGiga1.1, whole genome shotgun sequence:
- the LOC105326718 gene encoding ras-related protein Rab-11B: MGAEDQYDFIWKVVLVGDSGVGKTNLLSRFTRNEFNAESKTTIGVEFATRNVQIRGKTVRAQIWDTAGQERYRAITSVYYRGAVGALVLYDITKPATFENLDKWISELKEHADPCVCIMIVGNKTDLRSQRVVSTEDGRLLAEKYRYSFIETSALDASNVGEAFNNLLVDIFNIQTEAEKSDSTSRIVPQENKGQQNQASQCSC, encoded by the exons ATGGGAGCTGAAGACCAGTATGACTTTATATGGAAAG TGGTACTGGTGGGGGACTCAGGAGTCGGAAAGACGAATCTCCTGTCTCGCTTCACCAGGAACGAATTCAATGCCGAGAGTAAGACTACAATAGGAGTGGAATTTGCTACAAG AAATGTCCAGATCCGAGGGAAGACGGTGAGAGCCCAGATCTGGGACACAGCTGGGCAGGAGAGATACCGAGCAATAACTAGTGT GTACTATAGAGGAGCAGTGGGGGCACTTGTTCTCTATGACATCACAAAGCCGGCAACGTTTGAGAACCTAGACAAGTGGATCAGCGAGCTGAAGGAACATGCTGACCCGTGTGTGTGTATCATGATCGTGGGCAACAAGACAGACCTACGGTCACAGCGGGTCGTCTCCACAGAGGATGGGAGGCTCCTAGCAG AGAAGTACCGCTACTCTTTCATTGAGACCTCTGCTTTAGATGCATCTAATGTAGGCGAGGCTTTCAACAATTTATTAGTCG ACATTTTTAATATCCAGACTGAAGCAGAGAAATCAGATTCAACCTCTAGAATCGTACCACAAGAAAACAAAGGACAGCAAAATCAAGCCAGCCAGTGTAGCTGTTAA
- the LOC105326719 gene encoding uncharacterized protein produces MDVRKGLQFVTALTIVFLCVFTEHGSSQQTSTGCQGSGGAYAWLSCLIASANKDRCNPSGCARYAGTEYEKDLTCSFQKQTCGGCVPQYKLNGTEVSCKALEQTGYECPPGVRMEVCNLDACVATVCRPYLTAPCRNNFCGGCFAEYDVDGQWRRCPIEVSAIQPDSPVILGQTLEGFAEPIAASSFADSPSAARETIRTSVKQSKPILPSTCPNGELPWDCPADVCTNAYCSAYPQAKCRINNCGGCQPEFTTGIYVIQDCNSRECPKNTLEMVCKDDPCKYSTCKKYEDKNPVCRPSRCGGCRAMWYVNGQEVNCYEQYGVDVPCPNGESRQKCPKTTCRFKYCPVDRSITCVINNCGGCHREYHKRLDSGRTIVVDESRCQGWWNILTNRKKKPFSKKTPLPRPVSELSPNELDPMARRNKQRTVNAIEKFETGPKDNVQLDNQAKAFVEDTNAPMNIMEPKVVPQVQPPQIPQGLLEDQRPGIQQFMPKSNFPEVPVDPSDTHVLENPLINPPDTFVEYPQYIDATPRSTLFENPQNHGVMEKANKATSFPGKVEIIDNPLIIDQNPTNPSLIVDYPQDYPGIQQPVEVINNPLIDNMQPPSKINAVPFEQIASSVHTSPSGTVKDAKIHPNKEGALGFKVIENPLLTNPMEPNIAVKEFAPSVPANAINVQILDASHKRKIGSAKTVSIPNRNKDFQPVVLDRVNVESIDPTAPAPFINNNGNANVKSLKKQAKASNMNFWRTDMRLPADFFKFMLQGIGFHGIPLEGIQK; encoded by the exons AACACGGATCGAGCCAACAGACAAGTACAG GATGTCAGGGGTCAGGAGGAGCATACGCCTGGTTAAGTTGTCTCATTGCCAGCGCCAACAAGGACAGATGTAACCCGTCAGGGTGCGCAAGGTATGCCGGGACGGAGTACGAAAAGGACCTAACATGCTC ATTTCAAAAGCAGACGTGTGGCGGTTGTGTACCACAATACAAACTCAACGGAACAGAGGTCAGCTGTAAAGCTTTAGAGCAAACAGGCTATG aaTGTCCACCAGGTGTTAGGATGGAGGTGTGTAACCTAGACGCATGCGTTGCGACCGTATGTCGACCATACCTAACTGCCCCTTGCAG GAATAATTTTTGTGGAGGATGTTTTGCCGAGTACGACGTTGATGGTCAATGGCGCAGATGCCCCATAGAAG TGTCTGCTATTCAGCCTGACAGTCCAGTGATTCTTGGCCAAACACTGGAGGGATTTGCTGAGCCTATTGCAGCGTCCTCATTTGCTGATTCTCCCTCTGCGGCCCGAGAGACAATCAGAACTAGCGTCAAACAGTCCAAACCAATCTTACCGAGCACCTGTCCCAATGGCGAGCTGCCGTGGGACTGTCCAGCCGATGTCTGTACCAATGCATATTGTTCTGCCTATCCCCAGGCCAAGTGCAG AATCAATAATTGTGGAGGATGTCAGCCAGAATTCACAACCGGGATCTACGTCATACAAGACTGCAACTCAAGAG aatgcCCAAAGAATACCCTGGAAATGGTTTGCAAAGATGACCCGTGTAAATACTCAACCTGTAAGAAGTACGAAGACAAAAACCCGGTCTGTAG ACCCAGCCGCTGTGGAGGTTGCCGGGCCATGTGGTATGTCAACGGTCAGGAAGTGAACTGCTATGAACAATATGGAGTTGATGTGC cTTGTCCTAATGGAGAATCAAGACAAAAATGTCCAAAAACAACATGCAGATTTAAATATTGCCCAGTTGACAGAAGTATCACTTGTGT TATCAACAATTGCGGTGGATGTCATAGAGAATATCACAAACGCCTGGACTCCGGTAGAACGATTGTAGTGGACGAGTCGAGGTGTCAGGGATGGTGGAACATCCTAACAAACAGAAAGAAGAAGCCTTTCTCCAAGAAGACACCTTTGCCAAGACCTGTGAGTGAGCTTTCTCCCAATGAACTGGATCCCATGGCAAGACGGAATAAACAGAGAACAGTAAATGCCATTGAAAAGTTTGAAACTGGACCGAAGGATAATGTGCAGTTGGACAACCAGGCAAAGGCTTTTGTGGAAGATACCAATGCGCCAATGAATATAATGGAGCCTAAGGTGGTACCTCAAGTCCAACCTCCGCAAATACCACAGGGTTTGCTGGAGGATCAGAGGCCAGGAATTCAACAGTTTATGCCAAAATCAAACTTCCCTGAAGTTCCAGTTGATCCGTCAGACACGCACGTACTGGAGAATCCACTTATTAATCCACCAGACACATTTGTGGAGTATCCACAGTACATTGATGCTACGCCAAGGAGCACACTATTTGAAAACCCGCAAAACCATGGAGTAATGGAAAAAGCAAATAAAGCAACTTCATTTCCAGGTAAGGTAGAGATAATAGACAATCCTTTGATCATTGATCAAAATCCAACAAACCCGTCGCTGATCGTGGATTATCCACAGGACTATCCAGGAATACAACAGCCAGTTGAGGTGATAAATAACCCACTCATTGATAACATGCAGCCCCCCTCGAAAATAAACGCAGTGCCATTTGAACAGATTGCTTCTTCGGTCCATACAAGTCCGTCGGGGACAGTTAAAGATGCCAAAATTCATCCCAATAAGGAAGGTGCTCTTGGCTTCAAGGTAATAGAAAACCCCTTATTGACAAATCCTATGGAACCAAATATTGCAGTAAAAGAGTTTGCCCCTTCAGTTCCTGCTAATGCCATAAATGTCCAAATTCTTGATGCCTctcataaaagaaaaattggaTCAGCTAAAACAGTCTCTATACCAAATAGGAATAAAGACTTTCAACCAGTTGTTCTTGACCGAGTCAATGTTGAATCCATTGATCCCACGGCACCAGCtccatttataaacaataatgGAAATGCAAATGTGAAATCATTAAAGAAACAAGCAAAAGCATCAAACATGAATTTCTGGAGAACCGATATGCGGCTGCCAGCTGATTTCTTCAAATTCATGCTTCAAGGAATTGGGTTTCATGGAATTCCACTAGAGGGGATTCAG aagtaA